The following proteins are encoded in a genomic region of Oncorhynchus kisutch isolate 150728-3 linkage group LG6, Okis_V2, whole genome shotgun sequence:
- the LOC109888216 gene encoding STE20-related kinase adapter protein alpha isoform X4 — protein MGSFLPDSSAYELLTIIGRGLEDLMTVNLARYRPTGEHVAIRRIDLESCTNEMVNYLQAELHVSKLFHHSSILPYRSIFIAENELWVISPFMAYGSARDLISSHFTDGMNELAIAYILLGMLKALDYIHHMGYVHRSVKASHVLISVDGQVCMSGLRSIISLIRHGQRARVVHDFPQYSIKVLPWLSPEVLQQVTPYHTWLTYNTLLLNYNTLICLSVNPGMCQNLQGYDFRSDIYSLGITACELANGHVPFKDMPATQMLLEKLNGTVPCLLDTTTIPPEELTMKPSRSGADSGICEGPSTRGAHHSNGEPSSGSHPYSRTFSPHFHAFVELCLQRDPEKRPSASALIGHSFFKQIKRRPSEALPELFRPVTPITGFESTQPQDAASVLASLESGLSHMDVDDWDF, from the exons ATGGGAAGCTTCCTCCCCGACAGCAGCGCCTATGAGCTCCTGACCATCATCG GTCGAGGCCTGGAGGACTTGATGACCGTCAACCTTGCCAGATACAGACCCACAGGGGAACACGTAGCAATCCGTCGGATTGACCTGGAGTCCTGCACCAATGAAATGGTCAACTACCTGCAG GCTGAGCTCCATGTATCTAAGCTGTTCCACCACTCCAGCATCCTGCCCTACAGGAGCATCTTCATAGCAGAGAACGAGCTGTGGGTCATCTCTCCCTTCATGGCCTATG GGTCAGCCAGAGACCTGATCAGCAGCCACTTCACTGATGGGATGAATGAGCTGGCCATCGCCTACATCCTACTGGGCATGCTCAAAGCCCTGGACTACATTCACCACATGGGCTATGTACACCG GAGCGTGAAGGCCAGCCACGTGTTGATCTCGGTAGACGGTCAGGTGTGTATGTCTGGTCTGAGGAGCATCATCAGTCTGATCCGTCACGGCCAGCGGGCCAGAGTGGTCCATGACTTCCCCCAGTACAGCATCAAGGTGCTTCCCTGGCTCAGCCCAGAGGTGCTGCAGCAGGTAACTCCATACCACACCTGGCTAACATACAATACCTTGCTTTTAAACTATAATACCTTAATTTGTTTATCGGTCAACCCTGGTATGTGTCAGAATCTGCAGGGATACGACTTCCGGTCAGACATCTACAGTCTTGGCATCACAGCCTGTGAGCTAGCCAATGGACATGTGCCCTTCAAAGACATGCCAGCCACACAG ATGTTGCTGGAGAAGCTTAACGGGACAGTCCCCTGTCTGTTggacaccaccaccatccccccaGAGGAGCTGACCATGAAGCCCTCCCGTTCTGGAGCTGACTCTGGGATCTGTGAGGGCCCCAGCACCAGAGGGGCCCACCACTCTAACGGAGAGCCCTCCTCGGGGAGCCACCCCTACAGTCGTACCTTCTCTCCCCACTTCCATGCTTTTGTGGAGCTGTGTCTACAGAGGGACCCAGAGAAGAG ACCCTCAGCCAGTGCTCTCATTGGTCATTCCTTCTTCAAACAG ATCAAGCGTCGGCCATCGGAGGCTCTGCCTGAGCTGTTCCGGCCCGTAACGCCCATCACAGGCTTTGAGAGTACCCAGCCTCAGGACGCTGCCTCTGTACTGGCCAGCCTGGAGTCTGGCCTCAGCCACATGGATGTGGATGACTGGGACTTCTGA
- the LOC109888216 gene encoding STE20-related kinase adapter protein alpha isoform X5, which translates to MSFLAHEDSHESLTSVPRRDTMGSFLPDSSAYELLTIIGRGLEDLMTVNLARYRPTGEHVAIRRIDLESCTNEMVNYLQAELHVSKLFHHSSILPYRSIFIAENELWVISPFMAYGSARDLISSHFTDGMNELAIAYILLGMLKALDYIHHMGYVHRSVKASHVLISVDGQVCMSGLRSIISLIRHGQRARVVHDFPQYSIKVLPWLSPEVLQQNLQGYDFRSDIYSLGITACELANGHVPFKDMPATQMLLEKLNGTVPCLLDTTTIPPEELTMKPSRSGADSGICEGPSTRGAHHSNGEPSSGSHPYSRTFSPHFHAFVELCLQRDPEKRPSASALIGHSFFKQIKRRPSEALPELFRPVTPITGFESTQPQDAASVLASLESGLSHMDVDDWDF; encoded by the exons ATGTCTTTTCTG GCCCATGAAGACAGCCACGAGAGCCTGACCTCAGTCCCACGGCGGGACACCATGGGAAGCTTCCTCCCCGACAGCAGCGCCTATGAGCTCCTGACCATCATCG GTCGAGGCCTGGAGGACTTGATGACCGTCAACCTTGCCAGATACAGACCCACAGGGGAACACGTAGCAATCCGTCGGATTGACCTGGAGTCCTGCACCAATGAAATGGTCAACTACCTGCAG GCTGAGCTCCATGTATCTAAGCTGTTCCACCACTCCAGCATCCTGCCCTACAGGAGCATCTTCATAGCAGAGAACGAGCTGTGGGTCATCTCTCCCTTCATGGCCTATG GGTCAGCCAGAGACCTGATCAGCAGCCACTTCACTGATGGGATGAATGAGCTGGCCATCGCCTACATCCTACTGGGCATGCTCAAAGCCCTGGACTACATTCACCACATGGGCTATGTACACCG GAGCGTGAAGGCCAGCCACGTGTTGATCTCGGTAGACGGTCAGGTGTGTATGTCTGGTCTGAGGAGCATCATCAGTCTGATCCGTCACGGCCAGCGGGCCAGAGTGGTCCATGACTTCCCCCAGTACAGCATCAAGGTGCTTCCCTGGCTCAGCCCAGAGGTGCTGCAGCAG AATCTGCAGGGATACGACTTCCGGTCAGACATCTACAGTCTTGGCATCACAGCCTGTGAGCTAGCCAATGGACATGTGCCCTTCAAAGACATGCCAGCCACACAG ATGTTGCTGGAGAAGCTTAACGGGACAGTCCCCTGTCTGTTggacaccaccaccatccccccaGAGGAGCTGACCATGAAGCCCTCCCGTTCTGGAGCTGACTCTGGGATCTGTGAGGGCCCCAGCACCAGAGGGGCCCACCACTCTAACGGAGAGCCCTCCTCGGGGAGCCACCCCTACAGTCGTACCTTCTCTCCCCACTTCCATGCTTTTGTGGAGCTGTGTCTACAGAGGGACCCAGAGAAGAG ACCCTCAGCCAGTGCTCTCATTGGTCATTCCTTCTTCAAACAG ATCAAGCGTCGGCCATCGGAGGCTCTGCCTGAGCTGTTCCGGCCCGTAACGCCCATCACAGGCTTTGAGAGTACCCAGCCTCAGGACGCTGCCTCTGTACTGGCCAGCCTGGAGTCTGGCCTCAGCCACATGGATGTGGATGACTGGGACTTCTGA
- the LOC109888216 gene encoding STE20-related kinase adapter protein alpha isoform X1 yields MSFLRWVSEKLSVENLRDFEFFGEQAQGNSHRKAHEDSHESLTSVPRRDTMGSFLPDSSAYELLTIIGRGLEDLMTVNLARYRPTGEHVAIRRIDLESCTNEMVNYLQAELHVSKLFHHSSILPYRSIFIAENELWVISPFMAYGSARDLISSHFTDGMNELAIAYILLGMLKALDYIHHMGYVHRSVKASHVLISVDGQVCMSGLRSIISLIRHGQRARVVHDFPQYSIKVLPWLSPEVLQQVTPYHTWLTYNTLLLNYNTLICLSVNPGMCQNLQGYDFRSDIYSLGITACELANGHVPFKDMPATQMLLEKLNGTVPCLLDTTTIPPEELTMKPSRSGADSGICEGPSTRGAHHSNGEPSSGSHPYSRTFSPHFHAFVELCLQRDPEKRPSASALIGHSFFKQIKRRPSEALPELFRPVTPITGFESTQPQDAASVLASLESGLSHMDVDDWDF; encoded by the exons ATGTCTTTTCTG CGTTGGGTCTCAGAGAAATTGAGTGTGGAGAACCTGAGGGATTTTGAGTTTTTTGGAG AGCAAGCTCAGGGAAACTCTCACAGGAAA GCCCATGAAGACAGCCACGAGAGCCTGACCTCAGTCCCACGGCGGGACACCATGGGAAGCTTCCTCCCCGACAGCAGCGCCTATGAGCTCCTGACCATCATCG GTCGAGGCCTGGAGGACTTGATGACCGTCAACCTTGCCAGATACAGACCCACAGGGGAACACGTAGCAATCCGTCGGATTGACCTGGAGTCCTGCACCAATGAAATGGTCAACTACCTGCAG GCTGAGCTCCATGTATCTAAGCTGTTCCACCACTCCAGCATCCTGCCCTACAGGAGCATCTTCATAGCAGAGAACGAGCTGTGGGTCATCTCTCCCTTCATGGCCTATG GGTCAGCCAGAGACCTGATCAGCAGCCACTTCACTGATGGGATGAATGAGCTGGCCATCGCCTACATCCTACTGGGCATGCTCAAAGCCCTGGACTACATTCACCACATGGGCTATGTACACCG GAGCGTGAAGGCCAGCCACGTGTTGATCTCGGTAGACGGTCAGGTGTGTATGTCTGGTCTGAGGAGCATCATCAGTCTGATCCGTCACGGCCAGCGGGCCAGAGTGGTCCATGACTTCCCCCAGTACAGCATCAAGGTGCTTCCCTGGCTCAGCCCAGAGGTGCTGCAGCAGGTAACTCCATACCACACCTGGCTAACATACAATACCTTGCTTTTAAACTATAATACCTTAATTTGTTTATCGGTCAACCCTGGTATGTGTCAGAATCTGCAGGGATACGACTTCCGGTCAGACATCTACAGTCTTGGCATCACAGCCTGTGAGCTAGCCAATGGACATGTGCCCTTCAAAGACATGCCAGCCACACAG ATGTTGCTGGAGAAGCTTAACGGGACAGTCCCCTGTCTGTTggacaccaccaccatccccccaGAGGAGCTGACCATGAAGCCCTCCCGTTCTGGAGCTGACTCTGGGATCTGTGAGGGCCCCAGCACCAGAGGGGCCCACCACTCTAACGGAGAGCCCTCCTCGGGGAGCCACCCCTACAGTCGTACCTTCTCTCCCCACTTCCATGCTTTTGTGGAGCTGTGTCTACAGAGGGACCCAGAGAAGAG ACCCTCAGCCAGTGCTCTCATTGGTCATTCCTTCTTCAAACAG ATCAAGCGTCGGCCATCGGAGGCTCTGCCTGAGCTGTTCCGGCCCGTAACGCCCATCACAGGCTTTGAGAGTACCCAGCCTCAGGACGCTGCCTCTGTACTGGCCAGCCTGGAGTCTGGCCTCAGCCACATGGATGTGGATGACTGGGACTTCTGA
- the LOC109888216 gene encoding STE20-related kinase adapter protein alpha isoform X2 yields MSFLAHEDSHESLTSVPRRDTMGSFLPDSSAYELLTIIGRGLEDLMTVNLARYRPTGEHVAIRRIDLESCTNEMVNYLQAELHVSKLFHHSSILPYRSIFIAENELWVISPFMAYGSARDLISSHFTDGMNELAIAYILLGMLKALDYIHHMGYVHRSVKASHVLISVDGQVCMSGLRSIISLIRHGQRARVVHDFPQYSIKVLPWLSPEVLQQVTPYHTWLTYNTLLLNYNTLICLSVNPGMCQNLQGYDFRSDIYSLGITACELANGHVPFKDMPATQMLLEKLNGTVPCLLDTTTIPPEELTMKPSRSGADSGICEGPSTRGAHHSNGEPSSGSHPYSRTFSPHFHAFVELCLQRDPEKRPSASALIGHSFFKQIKRRPSEALPELFRPVTPITGFESTQPQDAASVLASLESGLSHMDVDDWDF; encoded by the exons ATGTCTTTTCTG GCCCATGAAGACAGCCACGAGAGCCTGACCTCAGTCCCACGGCGGGACACCATGGGAAGCTTCCTCCCCGACAGCAGCGCCTATGAGCTCCTGACCATCATCG GTCGAGGCCTGGAGGACTTGATGACCGTCAACCTTGCCAGATACAGACCCACAGGGGAACACGTAGCAATCCGTCGGATTGACCTGGAGTCCTGCACCAATGAAATGGTCAACTACCTGCAG GCTGAGCTCCATGTATCTAAGCTGTTCCACCACTCCAGCATCCTGCCCTACAGGAGCATCTTCATAGCAGAGAACGAGCTGTGGGTCATCTCTCCCTTCATGGCCTATG GGTCAGCCAGAGACCTGATCAGCAGCCACTTCACTGATGGGATGAATGAGCTGGCCATCGCCTACATCCTACTGGGCATGCTCAAAGCCCTGGACTACATTCACCACATGGGCTATGTACACCG GAGCGTGAAGGCCAGCCACGTGTTGATCTCGGTAGACGGTCAGGTGTGTATGTCTGGTCTGAGGAGCATCATCAGTCTGATCCGTCACGGCCAGCGGGCCAGAGTGGTCCATGACTTCCCCCAGTACAGCATCAAGGTGCTTCCCTGGCTCAGCCCAGAGGTGCTGCAGCAGGTAACTCCATACCACACCTGGCTAACATACAATACCTTGCTTTTAAACTATAATACCTTAATTTGTTTATCGGTCAACCCTGGTATGTGTCAGAATCTGCAGGGATACGACTTCCGGTCAGACATCTACAGTCTTGGCATCACAGCCTGTGAGCTAGCCAATGGACATGTGCCCTTCAAAGACATGCCAGCCACACAG ATGTTGCTGGAGAAGCTTAACGGGACAGTCCCCTGTCTGTTggacaccaccaccatccccccaGAGGAGCTGACCATGAAGCCCTCCCGTTCTGGAGCTGACTCTGGGATCTGTGAGGGCCCCAGCACCAGAGGGGCCCACCACTCTAACGGAGAGCCCTCCTCGGGGAGCCACCCCTACAGTCGTACCTTCTCTCCCCACTTCCATGCTTTTGTGGAGCTGTGTCTACAGAGGGACCCAGAGAAGAG ACCCTCAGCCAGTGCTCTCATTGGTCATTCCTTCTTCAAACAG ATCAAGCGTCGGCCATCGGAGGCTCTGCCTGAGCTGTTCCGGCCCGTAACGCCCATCACAGGCTTTGAGAGTACCCAGCCTCAGGACGCTGCCTCTGTACTGGCCAGCCTGGAGTCTGGCCTCAGCCACATGGATGTGGATGACTGGGACTTCTGA
- the LOC109878653 gene encoding RUN domain-containing protein 3A-like, whose product MESGCVRKAMAMGLTSKKASSRSVGVERKNLITVCRFSVKTLLEKYTAEPIDDSSEEFVNFAAILEHILSHRFKGPGSWFISDGQRSFWDYIRLACSKVQNNCIASIENIENISTSRAKGRAWIRVALMEKRLSEYVATALRDTRTTRRFYDDGAIILREEATVLTGMLIGLSAIDFSFCLKGETLDGKSPAVIDFTPYLKFTQSYDYLSDEDDRCSVDSSASDESVPEHPYIPLVTDEESWRNKCRKMEQRFKIVYAQKGYLEELVRLRESQLKNVETENKKLSARLEELRVQSLQEKKELESIVLELQAQLTALIPCDSSHLTKDLSIPLVNQWPSIRGYNNQGDVKLFRRRSFHSLEQLSADVSLNSDSQKTDGQQNGDTGKDYTPSMLGLCGSLSSLPSCKSMSSLKSSECLVNISMEPSPALSPS is encoded by the exons ATGGAATCCGGCTGTGTCCGAAAAGCAATGGCTATGGGTTTGACATCGAAAAAGGCATCTTCTCGGAGCGTCGGCGTGGAGCGAAAAAATCTCATCACCGTATGCAG ATTCTCGGTGAAGACACTCCTGGAAAAGTACACAGCCGAGCCCATCGATGACTCATCCGAGGAGTTTGTCAACTTCGCTGCAATCTTGGAACACATCCTCAGCCACCGCTTCAAAG GTCCAGGAAGCTGGTTCATCTCAGATGGCCAGCGAAGTTTCTGGGACTACATCCGGCTGGCATGCAGCAAGGTGCAGAACAACTGCATCGCCAGCATCGAAAACATTGAGAACATCAGCACCTCACGAGCCAAG GGTCGGGCATGGATCCGTGTGGCGCTGATGGAGAAGCGTCTGTCTGAGTATGTGGCCACAGCCCTGAGGGACACACGGACAACCAG GAGGTTCTATGATGACGGAGCCATCATACTGCGAGAGGAGGCCACTGTTCTGACAGGCATGCTCATTGGCCTCAGTGCCATAGACTTCAG TTTTTGCTTGAAGGGGGAGACGCTGGATGGGAAGTCCCCTGCTGTGATTGACTTCACACCTTACCTGAAGTTCACTCagag CTATGACTACCTGAGTGATGAGGATGATCGGTGCAGTGTGGACAGCAGTGCCAGTGACGAAAGTGTCCCAGAACACCCTTACATTCCCCTGGTCACCGACGAGGAGAGCTGGAGGAACAAGTGTCGCAAGATGGAGCAGAGGTTTAAGATTGTGTATGCACAGAAG GGCTACCTGGAGGAGCTGGTGCGTCTGCGGGAGTCCCAGCTGAAGAACGTGGAGACGGAGAACAAGAAGCTGAGTGCCAGGCTGGAGGAGCTCAGAGTCCAGAGCCTGCAGGAGAAGAAGGAGCTGGAGTCCATCGTACTGGAGCTGCAGGCACAACT CACTGCCCTCATCCCCTGTGATTCCTCCCACCTGACTAAGGATCTGTCCATCCCTCTGGTCAACCAGTGGCCCTCCATACGAGGCTACAACAACCAGGGGGACGTCAAGCTCTTCCGCAG GAGAAGCTTCCACAGTTTGGAGCAGCTTTCAGCTGACGTCAGTCTGAACTCTGATTCCCAGAAGACCGATGGGCAACAGAACGGAGATACAG GAAAAGACTACACCCCTTCTATGCTGGgtctctgtggctctctgtcctctctccccagctgCAAGTCCATGTCTAGCCTCAAGTCCAGTGAGTGTCTGGTCAACATCAGCATGGAACCCAGCCCTGCACTCTCCCCCAGCTAG
- the LOC109888216 gene encoding STE20-related kinase adapter protein alpha isoform X6: MGSFLPDSSAYELLTIIGRGLEDLMTVNLARYRPTGEHVAIRRIDLESCTNEMVNYLQAELHVSKLFHHSSILPYRSIFIAENELWVISPFMAYGSARDLISSHFTDGMNELAIAYILLGMLKALDYIHHMGYVHRSVKASHVLISVDGQVCMSGLRSIISLIRHGQRARVVHDFPQYSIKVLPWLSPEVLQQNLQGYDFRSDIYSLGITACELANGHVPFKDMPATQMLLEKLNGTVPCLLDTTTIPPEELTMKPSRSGADSGICEGPSTRGAHHSNGEPSSGSHPYSRTFSPHFHAFVELCLQRDPEKRPSASALIGHSFFKQIKRRPSEALPELFRPVTPITGFESTQPQDAASVLASLESGLSHMDVDDWDF; the protein is encoded by the exons ATGGGAAGCTTCCTCCCCGACAGCAGCGCCTATGAGCTCCTGACCATCATCG GTCGAGGCCTGGAGGACTTGATGACCGTCAACCTTGCCAGATACAGACCCACAGGGGAACACGTAGCAATCCGTCGGATTGACCTGGAGTCCTGCACCAATGAAATGGTCAACTACCTGCAG GCTGAGCTCCATGTATCTAAGCTGTTCCACCACTCCAGCATCCTGCCCTACAGGAGCATCTTCATAGCAGAGAACGAGCTGTGGGTCATCTCTCCCTTCATGGCCTATG GGTCAGCCAGAGACCTGATCAGCAGCCACTTCACTGATGGGATGAATGAGCTGGCCATCGCCTACATCCTACTGGGCATGCTCAAAGCCCTGGACTACATTCACCACATGGGCTATGTACACCG GAGCGTGAAGGCCAGCCACGTGTTGATCTCGGTAGACGGTCAGGTGTGTATGTCTGGTCTGAGGAGCATCATCAGTCTGATCCGTCACGGCCAGCGGGCCAGAGTGGTCCATGACTTCCCCCAGTACAGCATCAAGGTGCTTCCCTGGCTCAGCCCAGAGGTGCTGCAGCAG AATCTGCAGGGATACGACTTCCGGTCAGACATCTACAGTCTTGGCATCACAGCCTGTGAGCTAGCCAATGGACATGTGCCCTTCAAAGACATGCCAGCCACACAG ATGTTGCTGGAGAAGCTTAACGGGACAGTCCCCTGTCTGTTggacaccaccaccatccccccaGAGGAGCTGACCATGAAGCCCTCCCGTTCTGGAGCTGACTCTGGGATCTGTGAGGGCCCCAGCACCAGAGGGGCCCACCACTCTAACGGAGAGCCCTCCTCGGGGAGCCACCCCTACAGTCGTACCTTCTCTCCCCACTTCCATGCTTTTGTGGAGCTGTGTCTACAGAGGGACCCAGAGAAGAG ACCCTCAGCCAGTGCTCTCATTGGTCATTCCTTCTTCAAACAG ATCAAGCGTCGGCCATCGGAGGCTCTGCCTGAGCTGTTCCGGCCCGTAACGCCCATCACAGGCTTTGAGAGTACCCAGCCTCAGGACGCTGCCTCTGTACTGGCCAGCCTGGAGTCTGGCCTCAGCCACATGGATGTGGATGACTGGGACTTCTGA
- the LOC109888216 gene encoding STE20-related kinase adapter protein alpha isoform X3, giving the protein MSFLRWVSEKLSVENLRDFEFFGEQAQGNSHRKAHEDSHESLTSVPRRDTMGSFLPDSSAYELLTIIGRGLEDLMTVNLARYRPTGEHVAIRRIDLESCTNEMVNYLQAELHVSKLFHHSSILPYRSIFIAENELWVISPFMAYGSARDLISSHFTDGMNELAIAYILLGMLKALDYIHHMGYVHRSVKASHVLISVDGQVCMSGLRSIISLIRHGQRARVVHDFPQYSIKVLPWLSPEVLQQNLQGYDFRSDIYSLGITACELANGHVPFKDMPATQMLLEKLNGTVPCLLDTTTIPPEELTMKPSRSGADSGICEGPSTRGAHHSNGEPSSGSHPYSRTFSPHFHAFVELCLQRDPEKRPSASALIGHSFFKQIKRRPSEALPELFRPVTPITGFESTQPQDAASVLASLESGLSHMDVDDWDF; this is encoded by the exons ATGTCTTTTCTG CGTTGGGTCTCAGAGAAATTGAGTGTGGAGAACCTGAGGGATTTTGAGTTTTTTGGAG AGCAAGCTCAGGGAAACTCTCACAGGAAA GCCCATGAAGACAGCCACGAGAGCCTGACCTCAGTCCCACGGCGGGACACCATGGGAAGCTTCCTCCCCGACAGCAGCGCCTATGAGCTCCTGACCATCATCG GTCGAGGCCTGGAGGACTTGATGACCGTCAACCTTGCCAGATACAGACCCACAGGGGAACACGTAGCAATCCGTCGGATTGACCTGGAGTCCTGCACCAATGAAATGGTCAACTACCTGCAG GCTGAGCTCCATGTATCTAAGCTGTTCCACCACTCCAGCATCCTGCCCTACAGGAGCATCTTCATAGCAGAGAACGAGCTGTGGGTCATCTCTCCCTTCATGGCCTATG GGTCAGCCAGAGACCTGATCAGCAGCCACTTCACTGATGGGATGAATGAGCTGGCCATCGCCTACATCCTACTGGGCATGCTCAAAGCCCTGGACTACATTCACCACATGGGCTATGTACACCG GAGCGTGAAGGCCAGCCACGTGTTGATCTCGGTAGACGGTCAGGTGTGTATGTCTGGTCTGAGGAGCATCATCAGTCTGATCCGTCACGGCCAGCGGGCCAGAGTGGTCCATGACTTCCCCCAGTACAGCATCAAGGTGCTTCCCTGGCTCAGCCCAGAGGTGCTGCAGCAG AATCTGCAGGGATACGACTTCCGGTCAGACATCTACAGTCTTGGCATCACAGCCTGTGAGCTAGCCAATGGACATGTGCCCTTCAAAGACATGCCAGCCACACAG ATGTTGCTGGAGAAGCTTAACGGGACAGTCCCCTGTCTGTTggacaccaccaccatccccccaGAGGAGCTGACCATGAAGCCCTCCCGTTCTGGAGCTGACTCTGGGATCTGTGAGGGCCCCAGCACCAGAGGGGCCCACCACTCTAACGGAGAGCCCTCCTCGGGGAGCCACCCCTACAGTCGTACCTTCTCTCCCCACTTCCATGCTTTTGTGGAGCTGTGTCTACAGAGGGACCCAGAGAAGAG ACCCTCAGCCAGTGCTCTCATTGGTCATTCCTTCTTCAAACAG ATCAAGCGTCGGCCATCGGAGGCTCTGCCTGAGCTGTTCCGGCCCGTAACGCCCATCACAGGCTTTGAGAGTACCCAGCCTCAGGACGCTGCCTCTGTACTGGCCAGCCTGGAGTCTGGCCTCAGCCACATGGATGTGGATGACTGGGACTTCTGA
- the LOC109878657 gene encoding glycoprotein-N-acetylgalactosamine 3-beta-galactosyltransferase 1-like, producing MIMSKSTSKPSKLLDFMFCAGFVLGFCLCFMAIAYYKAYQISQETVPLPSRTISLLVLSPLPPTPSSGRLLCWVWTRAKHIVNTWGPRCDTLLFMSSKPDLLFPGTVLALATEEGRANLYNKTMAAFNLLHDGYLDRADWFLKADDDTYVIVENLRLLLSRFSPDKPVYLGRRFRRFVHQGYMSGGAGYVLSRESVRRYVRALHHGACTQSTSAEDLLLGFCHQKLGVPAGDSRDHQHRETFHPLWLGKLLCTEDILPKWFHQYNYYPSKVGPDCCSNSSVSFHYVEPVRMYMLDYFLYHLSPVGGHNPKLGETREE from the exons ATGATTATGTCTAAGTCCACTTCAAAGCCTTCCAAACTCTTGGATTTTATGTTCTGTGCTGGCTTTGTGTTGGGGTTCTGTCTCTGTTTCATGGCCATTGCTTACTACAAAGCATATCAGATCTCTCAGGAGACAGTGCCCTTGCCCTCACGGACCATCAGCCTCTTGG TCCTCTCGCCTttgccccccaccccctcttcgGGTCGACTGCTCTGCTGGGTGTGGACCAGAGCTAAACACATAGTGAACACCTGGGGGCCTCGCTGTGACACACTGCTCTTCATGAGCTCTAAGCCGGACCTCCTGTTCCCTGGGACCGTGCTGGCTTTGGCAACAGAGGAGGGAAGAGCCAACCTGTACAATAAGACCATGGCCGCTTTCAACTTACTGCATGACGG TTACCTAGACAGGGCTGACTGGTTCCTCAAAGCTGATGATGACACCTATGTAATTGTGGAAAACTTGCGTCTACTCCTGTCTCGGTTCAGCCCAGACAAGCCTGTGTATCTGGGCAGACGTTTTCGCCGCTTTGTCCATCAAGGCTACATGAGTGGTGGTGCTGGCTATGTACTGAGCCGCGAGTCTGTGAGACGCTACGTCAGGGCCCTGCACCATGGAGCCTGCACCCAGTCCACCTCTGCAGAGGACCTACTACTGGGCTTCTGCCACCAGAAGCTGGGAGTCCCGGCAGGGGACTCTAGAGACCACCAACACAGGGAAACATTCCACCCCCTGTGGCTGGGTAAACTTCTCTGTACCGAAGACATACTGCCCAAATGGTTCCACCAGTACAACTATTACCCTTCCAAAGTG ggTCCAGACTGTTGCTCCAATTCATCTGTATCCTTCCATTACGTTGAGCCAGTCAGAATGTACATGCTAGATTACTTCCTGTACCATCTCAGTCCAGTGGGGGGCCACAACCCAAAGCTGGGTGAGACCAGAGAGGAATAA